The nucleotide sequence GTCGAGTACGTGGAACGGCTGGACCCGCACGGCACTCCCGGCCGGCTGACGCTCATCTCCCGGATGGGCAACGGCAAGGTCCGCGATGTGCTGCCGGCCATCGTGGAGAAGGTGGAAGCCACCGGCCACAAGGTGATCTGGCAGTGCGACCCGATGCACGGCAATACCCACGAGGCGTCAACCGGATACAAGACAAGGCATTTCGACCGGATCGTCGACGAGGTGCAAGGCTTCTTCGAGGTGCATCGCGACCTCGGGACGCATCCGGGGGGCATCCACGTCGAGCTGACCGGCGAGAACGTCACGGAATGCCTCGGCGGCGCACAGGAGATCAGCGATGCCGATCTCGCCGACCGCTACGAGACCGCCTGCGACCCGCGGCTGAACACCCAGCAGTCCCTGGAACTGGCCTTCCTGGTCGCCGAGATGCTCCGCAGTTGACCTCCCTGGCGATCACCGTCCGCGGTGCCGCACCGGCCGCGCTGGTCTGGCGGCGGTACACCGAGCCGGACCTGTGGCCGACCTGGTCGCCGCAGATCGCGTCGGTCTCCTGCGCCGACCGGGTGATCCGGACGGGCAGCACCGGCACCGTGCACGCCGTCCTGGGCGTACAGGTGCGGTTCGAGGTGACCAGGTTCGACGATCTGCAGCGGACATGGGCCTGGGACGCGATGCTGCCGCTCGGGATCCGGCTGCACCTGGAGCACAGCGTGATGGAGCTCGATGCCTCCGGTCCCGACCGATCGAGCACCGGCCTCCGGGTCAGCGGCCCGTTGCCGATCGTGCTGGGGTACCTGCCGGTGGCCAGGCTCGCGCTCGGTCGGTTGCTGCGTCCCTGAAAAGGCTTTCGGGGCCTATGGAAAGGCGCTGACCCGAACCGTCGAGTTCGGTGCGACCCGGCTGCCGCCCGAGGGGCTCTGGCTCAGCACCGAGGCACCGGACGCCCCGAACAGCGCGCTCACCTGCAGGCCGAGCCCGAGGTCGGACAGCTGCTGCCGGGCCTGCCCGACGTTGCCGTTGCTGACGTCCGGCACGGTCACCGCGTCGGACACGGTCAGGGTGATCGCCGGATTCGCCGGGTCGACGCGGCTGCCGGCCGACGGGCTGGTACCGATCGCCGATCCGCCGTCGACGTCCGGGTCGAACACCGGATCTGCGACGGTGACGGTGAAGCCGGATCGTCGCAGATCGTCCGCGGCCTGGGTGACCGGCTCGCCCCGCACCGCCGGGACCTCGAGCGAGGAGGCGATCACGACCGAGACTGCTGAACCCGCCGGCACCAACTGCCCCTTGGCCGGATCGGTCCCGATGACGGATCCGGAATCCACCTCGGTGTTGTAGACCTTCTCGTCCCGACCGACGGCGAACCCGGCCACCAGCAGCTTGTTCTTCGCGTCCTCCAGGGACTTCCCGGACACGTCGGGCACCGGCTCCGGCGGCGGCCCCCTCGACAGCACGATCAGGACGTCTGCCGAGATGTCCACTGCCGTATCGGCGGCCGGCACGGTCGTCACTACGGCGCCGGTCGGTACCGCGGCGTCGTACCGGTCGGCGGTCGGGTCGAGGCGCGGCGTCAGATGGGCGGCCGTCACCGCCTGCGAGGCCTCGTCGACGGCGGTGCCCGCGGAGATGACCGGCACGACGGGACGTCCGGCGGACACCACCAGGTCGATCTCGGTGCCTCGCAGCACCCTGGCTCCGGTGACCGGATCGGTCCGGGCGACCGTGCCCTGTGGCACCGTGTCGTCGGGGGCGCTGGTGACGTGCGGCACCAGCCCGGCGTCCAGGACCAGCGTCTCGGCCGACTGCTGGAGGACGCCGACGGTCGCCGGGGTGTACGCCCAACGTCCGCTGCCGAGCCACCATCCGCCGACCGCCGCGGCGCCGCCGACCAGCAGCACGACGATGACGATCACCAACGTTCGTCGTAGCCGACGGGTCGAGCGGAGTTCCAGGACCGGGCTCAGCTCCGCGGTCGCCGGACCCACGGCGGCGACCACCCTGGTACCGGTCGGCCCGGCCGGCCGGGCGGTCACGTGCTCGGCGACCGGACGGGTGACGGCCGGGGGGCGCGAGGAGCCGGGCACCGGGACCACCGCCCTGGCCAGACCGAGGCGCGCCCGCAGCGCGACCAGGGCGGACAGGAAGGCGTTGGCATCCCGCGGCCGGGCGAACGGGTCACGCCTGGTCGCCGCCAGGATGAGATCGTCCAGTTCCAGCGGCACGCCGGGGGCCTGGTCGGTGACCGGGGGCACGTCGGAGTGGACGTGCTGGTAGGCGACCGAGATCGGGTTGTCGCCCAGGTAGGGGGTGTGGCCGGTCAGCATCTCGAACGCCACGATGCCCGCCGAGTAGACGTCGGACCTGGCATCGGAGGCACCGGTGGACACCTGCTCCGGCGAGAGATAGGCGACGGTCCCGAGTATCACGTCACCGGTGGCCATGGTCTGCGAGGACACCGCCCTGACCAGACCGAAGTCGGCGACCTTGACCTCGCCACGGGAGGAGATCAGTACGTTCTCCGGCTTGACGTCGCGGTGGACCAGTCCCGCTGCGTGGGCGGCGCCGAGCGCCGAGAGCAACGGTTCCAGGATCGACATGGTCACCGCGACCGACAGGCCGCCCGACTCCCGGATCAGGTCACGCAGGGTGCCGCCGTCGACCAGTTCCATGACCAGGAAGACGATGTCGCCGTCCCGGCCCTGGTCGTACATCGCGACGACCCCGCGGTGGGCGAGCGCGGCCGCGCTCCTGGCCTCGCGTTCGAACCTCGTCAGGAACGACGGGTCGGCCGCGAACGACGGTTTCATCACCTTGATCGCCACCGGCCGGTCCAGCCGCAGATCCATACCGCGATAGACCGTCGACATGCCGCCCCTGGCGATCATCGCGCCGACCCGGTACCGACCGTCCAGCACGGTGCCGATCAACGTGCGGCCACCCCGCCCGCCGTCAGAGGTACTCACAGTGTCAGATCCTAGGGGTCCGATCCGTCGGCGCGGGTTCGACGTGCAGGGCGTTCGGATGGGACGCTGGAGCACGTGTCGACCAACAGCGCCTCCGATCACCCCGCCGCGGCCCCGGACGCCGGGCCACCCCGTCTCGTCCCCGTCCCGGACATCGCGTCCACCCTGGGAATCATCGTGACCCGGGTGCACGGCCTGCTCCGCGAGCGTCAGCTGGTCGCCACCCGGGTCGACGGGGTACTACGGATCCCGGCCGAATTCATCCAGGACGGCGCCGTGGTGAAGGGCCTGCCCTCCACCATCACCCTGCTGTCCGACGCGGGGTACAGCGACCCGGAGATCATCGACTGGCTCTTCACCGCGGAGGAATCGCTCCCCGGCCGCCCGATCACCGCCCTTCGGGAGAACCGGGGCCGGGAGGTCCACCGCCGGGCCCAGGCTGCGGGGTTCTGACCTGATCAGCGGTCGCGGGCCGTCGCGGCCAGGGCCAGCCGCCGCAGCTGTTCCCGGGCACCCGCGCTGATCAGCGCCCTCCCGGTGTCGTCGAGAAGATCGAGCGTGCCGATGCCGCTGGCCAGCAGTTCGTCGATCCTGGTCTCGATGTCCGCCGGGGCGGTGGTGCCGGCCACCATCTGCGTCAGGTGCTCCACCCGGATCGGCGACAGCGCGGTGCCGACACCGGCGTCGAGCTCGGCCAGCAGGGTGGGTTGCTGCGCCAACGCCGATCTGGCCATCGCCAGCAGGACGGTCTTCTTGCCCTCGACCAGGTCCCCGCCGGCGGGCTTGCCCGTCACGGCCGGATCGCCGAAGACACCCAGCAGGTCGTCGCGCAGCTGGAATCCGATGCCGATCGCCTTCCCGTACTCCCGCAGCGCGGCGATGGTGGCGGGTGATCCGTTCGCCAGCGCCGCCCCCAGGTGCAGCGGTCGCTCGACCGTGTAGGCGGCGGTCTTGTAACGGTTGACGATCATCGCATCGGCGGCGGCCACCTCCGGATCGGATGACTCGTCGGCGGAGATGCGCAGGTCCAGCAGTTGGCCGGCGAGCACCTCGGTCCGCATCGCCCGCCAGGCCGCCAGCGCCCCAGCCGGGTGACCGAGTTCCACGAGGCCATCCGCGAACAGATCGTCGGCCCAGGCGAGTGCCAGGTCGCCCAGGAGCAGGGCCGAGGACAGGCCGTAGTGCTCGCCGTCGCCCGACCAGCCGTGGTCGGCGTGCAGCTTCTGCACCGACCGATGGACACTCGGCCGGCCCCGCCGGGTGTCGGATCGATCGATGATGTCGTCGTGCAGCAGCGCACAGGCCTGGATCAGCTCGAGCGCGGCTGCCGCTTTGATCACACCGGGCGGTGGTGCGGTGAGGCCACCGGTCTCCTGGGCGGCGACCCATCCCCAGCACAGGAACTGCGGGCGGAGCCGCTTGCCACCGGCCCGGATGTAGCCGATCAGCCGGTCCACGTCCGCCGACAGGCGTGAATCGATGGCCGTGACCTCGATCCTCCTGGCCGCCAGTTCGGCGGACAGGACGGTTTCGACGGCGGCGGTCGGATCTCCGATGCTCGGGGAGGGATGCACGCCGCCCAGTCTGCATCAGGGGGACCGATAGGCTGCACCCATGGTGACCGTCCGCGAGCGTCTGGCCGCGCCAGGCCCCCACTTCTCGGTGGAATTCTTCCCGCCCCGGGACGATGCGGAGGAGTCGACGCTCTGGCTCGCCATCCGGCGGCTGGAGCCGTTGCGCCCCGCGTTCGTCTCGGTGACCTACGGCGCCGGCGGCTCGCGTCGTGACCGCACCATCCGGATCACCGAGCGGATCGCGGCCGAGACGACACTGCTGCCGGTCGCGCACCTGACGGCGGTCGGCCACTCGGTGGCCGAGCTGCGTCACGTCATCGGCTCCTATGCCTCCGTCGGCGTGCGGAACATCCTCGCGCTCCGCGGGGACCCGCCGGGGGAGGACCCGTCGGCGGAGTGGATCGCCCACCCGCAGGGCCTGCACCACGCCAGTGACCTGGTGGCGTTGACCCGGTCGCTGGGCGACTTCCACGTCGGGGTGGCCGCCTTCCCGGACATGCATCCGCGGTCGGCTGACCTGGCGTCCGATACCAGGTACTTCGCCGAGAAGGTCGCTGCCGGAGCGGACTACGCGATCACCCAGATGCTCTTCTCGGCGCAGGACTACGTGGGTCTGCGCGAGCGGTCGCTGCAGGCCGGCGCAGACATCCCGATCCTGCCGGGGATCATGCCGGTCACGTCCTACACCCGGCTGATGCGCATCATCGAGCTGTCCGGGCAGCGGGTCCCGGAGGATCTGGCCGGACAGCTGCACGGGGTGCAGGGCGATGCCGCGGCCGGTCGGGAGATCGGTATGCGGCACGCCATCGCGATGTGCGAGCAGTTGCTCGCCGAGGGTGCGCCCGGCCTGCACTTCTACACGTTCAACCGCTCCAAGGCGACCCTCGAGGTGCTCACGGCCCTGGGGATGACGCGCTCGAGTGGCCCGACCGGCCGGATCCCCGCCCTGCAGACCTGACCTGAGGGAGACCGATGGACCTGGATACCGTTCAACGGGCATTCGGGCTGTCTTCCCTGGTACTGCTGGTGGCGCTGATCGCGATCCGGCTCTCCCGCCGCCTCGGGCTGCCGTCGTTGCTGCTCTACCTCGGCATCGGTCTGCTGCTGGGCAACCGCGGCCTCGGGATCGAGTTCTCCAACACGATCCTGACGGAGCAGCTGGGCCTGGCGGCCCTTGTCTTCATCCTCGCCGAGGGCGGGCTGACCACCCGGTGGGCGAACGTCCGCCCGGTGCTCGGGCTGGGTGCCGCCCTGGCCACCGTCTCGGTGGTGATCAGCGTCGCGGTGGCCGGTGCGGGGGTCCACCTGCTGCTGGGCACCCATCTCGGTCTGGACTGGCGTACCTCCCTGCTGTGGGGTGCGGTGCTCTCCAGCACCGACGCGGCCGCGGTCTTCTCGGTGTTGCGCGGGGTCGGGGTCAAGCCCCGGCTGGGGGCCGCCCTGGAGTTGGAGTCCGGACTGAACGACGCGCCGGTGGTGATCACCGTGCTGCTGCTGGCCGGGATGACCCCCCTCCGGTGGACCGATCCCCTGCTGGTGATCTACGAGCTGCTGGCCGGCGCGCTGATCGGCGCCGCCGTCGGGTTCATCGGCGCCTGGGGCCTGCGCCGCGGCGCCCTGCCGGCCGCCGGTCTGTATCCGCTGGCCACCATCGCCCTGATCGGTGGGGCCTACGCGGCCGGTCAGTACCTGCACGCGTCCGGCTTCCTGGCCACCTACGTCGCGGCCGTCATCCTGGGCAATTCACGGCTCCCGCACCGGGCGTCCACGCTGTCGTTCGCGGAGGGCTTCGGCTGGATCGCCCAGATCGGGTTGTTCGTGCTGCTGGGCCTGTACGTGGATCCCTACGAGCTCCCGGCCGCGCTGCTACCGGGCGCGGCGATCGGCCTGCTGGTGCTGGTGGTGGCCCGTCCGCTGTCGGTGGTCGCAGCCGCGCTGCCGTTCCGGATGCCATGGCGCGAACAGGCTTTCCTGTCGTGGTCCGGTCTGCGCGGTGCCGTGCCGATCGTGCTCGCGCTGATCCCGTTGATGCTGCGCGGCGATGCCCAGTCCCGGTCGATGGTCAACATCATCGTGGTGGTCGTCGTCATCTACACCTTGGTGCAGGGCACCACCCTGCCGTGGGTGGCGCGGAAGCTGGACGTCATCGCGCTGGGCCAGGCCACCGAGATCCAGGTCGAGGCCGCGCCGCTGGAGGAGATGAAGGCCCTGGTGCTGCAGGTCACCATTCCGCCGGCATCGCGGATGCACGGCGTCTACCTCTCGCAGTTGCGACTGCCGACCGACGCGGTGGTCGCCTTGATCGTCAGGGACGCGCTACCGGTGCCGGTGGCCCCGACGGTGCGGCTGCAGGCCGGTGACCAACTGCTGATCGTGACACCGGAACGCAATCGGTCGGCGACCGAACGAAGGCTGCGGGCGGTCAGCCGGGGTGGCGCACTGGCCACCTGGTTCGGCGAGCGGGGTGATCCGGCCAGGACGTAGCGGTCGGGCGCAGGCCCGAATGTTTGGGACACTGGGGTGGTGAATCTTCCCGAGGAGCCGGCCGAACCGGTCGCGGCCGAACCGCTGCGACCCCGGCGGATCGGCCTGGTGACGGCGCTGGCCCTGGTCGTCATCGCGCTCGATCAGCTGACCAAGCTGCTGGTGGTGGCCGATCTGGATCCCGAGGGTGCCCCGAAACGGATCCTGGGCGGCGTGGTGTACCTGTCGGTGATCCGCAACGCGGGCGCGGCGTTCTCCACCGCCACCGGGGTCACCTGGGTGCTCGCCCTGGTTGCGATCGCGGTGGTCGTGGTGATCATCCGGATGGCCCGCAAGCTGCGCTCGACCGCGTGGGCGATCGCCCTCGGCCTGATCCTGGGCGGCGCGATCGGCAACCTGATCGATCGGATCTTCCGGTCACCCGGCTTCCTGCGGGGCCATGTCGTCGACTTCATCTCGCTGTTCGAGCCGGACGGTCGTCATTTCGCCGTCTTCAACCTGGCCGACTCCGGGATCACGCTCGGCGCGGCGGCACTGGTCCTGACGGCCTTCGCCGGGATCGACATGGACGGCCACCGGGCCAGGGGCAGGACCAAGAGAACCGAGGCGCAGAAGTGACCGACCACCGTGAACTCCCGGTACCGGACGGGCTCGACGGCATGCGCGCCGACGCAGGCCTGGCCCGGCTGCTCGGGATCAGCCGGACCACCGTCGGCGCGATGATCGAGGACGGGGGAGTGCTGATCGACGGCTCGACCGCCGTGAAGTCCGACCGACTGGCGCCGGGTATGTGGCTGGAGATCACCCTTCCGGCCCCGGTGCTCCCGCTGGTGGTCGTGCCGCAGAAGGTGGACGGGCTCGAGATCCTCTACCAGGACGCCGATATCGTGGTGGTCGACAAGCCGGTCGGGGTCGCCGCCCACCCGAGCCCCGGGTGGAACGGCCCGACCGTGCTGGGCGCGCTGGCGGCACTCGGCGTCACCCTGGCCACCTCGGGTTCGGCGGAACGGCAGGGCATCGTTCATCGTCTCGACGCCGGTACCACCGGAGCGATGGTGGTGGCCAAGAGCGAGCGCGCGTACTCGGTGCTGAAGGACGCCTTCCGGGACCGGACGGTGGAGAAGATCTACCACGCGATCATCCAGGGCTATCCGGATCCCAGCGGCGGGACCATCGACGCGCCGATCGGCCGTCACCCGAAGTCGGATTGGAAGTTCGCGGTGGTGGCCGGCGGTCGGGACAGCATCACCCACTACGAGACACTCGAGGCGTTCCGGTCGGCGACCCTCGTCGAGGTGCACCTGGAGACCGGTCGGACACACCAGATCCGGGTGCACTTCGCGGCCATGCACCACCCGTGCGTCGGCGACACCACCTACGGAGCGGACCCGGCGCTGACCGCCCGGCTCGGTCTGACCAGGCAGTGGCTGCACGCCTACCAGTTGGCCTTCGCGCATCCCGGCGACGGCCACTGGATCCAGTTCACGTCGCCCTACCCAGCGGATCTGGTCAAGGCCAAGGAGATCCTGGAAGCCGGTTGACGGTCAGGCCGGCCCGAACCCCCAGCTGACGGTGCGGTTGGCCAGGTCCGGCCGGACGCTCCAGCGCACCTCGGCCACCTCCGTCGCCGCGGGCACCAGGAAGACCGTCCATCCGGAGCCGTGCGCCCCGGCCGGAACACCGACCCGGTGCGCCGGGAACTGCGCGACCGCCATGGCGGCCTTCTGCAGGATGCTCCCGGTGCTCGACACCAGGACCAGGTACAGGTCGGGGAGCGACTCGTAGTCGATCGGCCCCTGGTTGCCGATCGCGGTCTGGACCAGCAGGGCCCGCTCGCCCTGATCCAGCACGTATCCCGCCTGGGTCAGGATCTGGTCGGCCGGGTCGACGATCTGCTGCAGCGAGATGCTGAGGTTCTCGCCGAACAGACCGGCGACGTTCTGGGTCGGCTGCCCGGAGATCATCACCCGCCGGGTCGGGGAGGGGGCGTCGTCGGTCACCGCATGACGCGACGTGGCCGGGGGTGGGTCGCCCGCGTCACCGGGGTCGCCCGGGTCGGTCGGTTCGGGCGATCCGCCCGGTTCGGGCGGCGGGTAGGCCTGGGTGAGTTCCGGCGAGGGTTCCTCCGGTGGGGCCGGGGCGTCGTCCGTCCTGGCCCAGGAGGCAGCACCGGGGACCCCCCACGTCGCGCCCGGTCCGGTGGCCGGGCCCGCTGCGACCGGGGCCGGCTCCTCGGCGGCCGGTGGGGGCGTGCCGAACGGGGGCTGCCCGAGCGGGACGGCTCCGGCGATGGCCTGTTCGTGGGGCGGTACGGCCGATGCCGGCGGGAGGGGTGCCGGGGGGAGGGGTGCCGGGGGTGGTGGTGGTGGCACGACCGGGAGCTGTTGCACCGGTGGTGGTTCGACGGGGACAGGGACGGGCGCGGGTGCGGCGGCGGCGGGCGCGGGCTCGGCGGCGGCGGGCGCGGGTTCGGCGGCGGCGGGCACCGGGAACCCGCCGGTCGCGGGACCGGCCTGCGCGATCTGCCACAGCAACTGCCGGTCGCCCTCGGCGACCAGGCGCAGCGGCAGGCCCCGCTCCGCCATCGTGACGAACCGGTCGGCGGCCTCGGCCTGGCTCATCCGGGCGTTCCAGGCGGCCTGGGGCAGGCCGATCGTTCCGTTGTTGATGATCTCGGCCAGGAGCCGGAGGTCGTCGGTGTCCGGCACAGGACGTCCGGCTGGCTGATCGGGTGTCGTCACCGGAGGGACGCTACCCGCCGGGACCTCGAGCCGACTGTCGGGGCGGCGTGTTAGAACGGTGTCGGTCGTCGGCGAAGCTGCGGAACTGAGATGATGGCCGGACAGATTCGAGCAGCATCCGCACCGAGAATCGTCGAAGGAGGCCGTCAGTTGTCCGGGATTTCAGGCGATTCCTTCGTCCATCTGCACGTACACACCGAGTACTCGATGCTGGACGGCGCGGCCCGGCTGGGGCACCTGTTCGAACGGGCCGGCGAGATGGAGATGCCGGCCCTCGCGATGACCGACCACGGCAACGTCTTCGGCGCACACGATTTCTACAAGCAGGCGCGGGCGGCCGGCATCAACCCGATCATCGGCCTCGAGGCGTACGTGACGCCCAACACGTCCCGGTTCCACAAGAAGGGCGTGCGCTGGTCCGAGGGCGGCGACGACGACGTCTCCGGTTCCGGTGCCTACACCCACATGACCCTGCTCTCGGAAACCACCGAGGGCATGCACAACCTGTTCCGGCTGTCGTCGCGGAGCTCGCTCGAGGGCTTCTACTACAAGCCCCGCGCCGATCGGGAGTTGTTGAACCAGTACGCGAAAGGGCTGATCGCCACCACCGGCTGCCCGTCCGGTGAGGTGCAGACCTGGCTGCGGATCGGCAAGTACGGGAACGCGCTCGCCTCGGCTGCGGAATTCCGGGACATCTTCGGCAGGGAGAACTACTTCGTCGAACTGATGGATCACGGGTTGTCCATCGAGACCAGGGTGCATTCGGGTCTGATGCGGATCGCGAAGGATCTGGAACTCCCGATGATCGCGACGAACGACCTGCACTACGTCGATCCGGCGGACGCCGACTCGCACGAGGCGCTGCTGTGCGTGCAGTCCGGGAAGACGATGGACGACCCGAACCGGTTCAAGTTCGACGCGCGGGACTTCTACCTCAAGTCCCCCCGCGAGATGCGGGAGCTGTGGGAGGGCAAGTTCGACCTCAAGGAGGCCTGCGACAACACCCTGCTGATCGCCGAGCGCTGCAAGGTCGAGTTCGACGAGGACTCCTCCTACATGCCGCGCTTCCACGTGCCAGACGGCGAGACCGAGCAGAGCTGGTTCGTCAAGGAGGTGCAGATCGGGATGAACGCGCGCTTCCCGAACGGCATCCCGCCCGAGTGCCAGACGCAGGCCGAGTTCGAGATCGGCGTCATCACCGGGATGAACTTCCCCGGATATTTCCTGGTCGTCGCCGATTTCATCAACTGGGCCAAGACGAACGGCATTAGGGTCGGTCCCGGTCGTGGGTCCGGCGCCGGCTCGATGGTCGCCTACGCCATGCGGATCACCGACCTCAACCCGTTGCAGCACGGGCTGATCTTCGAGCGGTTCCTCAACCCCGAGCGCGTGTCCATGCCCGACTTCGACGTCGATTTCGACGAGCGCCGCCGCGGCGACGTGATCCGGTACGTCACCGAGAAGTACGGCGACGACCGGGTGGCGCAGATCGTCACCTACGGCACCATCAAGGCCAAGCAGGCGGTCAAGGACTCCGCGCGGGTGCTCGGCATGCCGTTCTCCGTCGGCGACCGGATCACCAAGGTGATGCCCGCTCCGGTGATGGGCAAGGACGTGCCGCTGTCCAAGATCTTCGAGCCGAGCGACGCCCGGTACTCCGAGGGGGCCGAGTTCCGGGCGCTGGTGGAATCCGACGTCGACGTGCGCCGGGTGGTCGACATGGCGAAGGGACTGGAAGGTCTCAAGCGTCAGTGGGGCGTGCACGCGGCCGGGGTCATCATGTCGTCCGAGCCGCTGCAGAACCTGATCCCGATCATGAAGCGGGAGCAGGACGGCGCGATCATCACGCAGTTCGACTATCCGACCTGTGAATCGCTGGGTCTGATCAAGATGGACTTCCTGGGCCTGCGGAACCTGACGGTCCTGGACGACGCGCTGATCAACATCAAGGCCAACCGCGGAGAGACGATCGTCCTGGAGGATCTGTCCCTGGACGATCCGAAGACCTTCGAACTGCTGGCCCGCGGCGACACCCTCGGCGTCTTCCAACTGGACGGCGGCCCGATGCGGGCGCTGCTCCGGTCGATGAAACCTGACAATTTCGAGGACATCTCGGCGGTCGGCGCGCTCTACCGACCGGGTCCGATGGGTGCCAACTCCCACAACGAGTACGCCGACCGGAAGAACAACCGCAAACCGGTGGTCCCCATCCACCCGGAGCTGGCCGAGGCGCTGTCGGAGATCCTGGGCGACACCTACGGACTGATCGTCTACCAGGAGCAGGTGATGGCGATCGCGCAGCACGTCGCCGGCTACTCCCTCGGTGCGGCCGACCTGCTGCGCCGCGCGATGGGCAAGAAGAAGAAGTCGGAACTGGACAAGCAGTTCGCGAACTTCTCGGCCGGGATGACGGATCGCGGTTTCTCACCGGCCGCCGTGCAGACGCTCTGGGACATCCTGCTGCCGTTCTCCGACTACGCCTTCAACAAGGCGCACTCGGCCGCCTACGGTCTGGTCTCGTACTGGACGGCGTACCTGAAGGCGAACTATCCGTCCGAGTACATGGCGGCGCTGCTGACCTCCGTCGGGGACGACAAGGACAAGTCGGCCGTCTACCTGGCCGAGTGCCGGAACATGGGCATCAAGGTCCTGCCGCCGGACGTCAACGCGTCGGAGAAGAACTTCGCCCCGGTCGGCACGGACATCCGCTTCGGGCTGTCCGCGATCCGCAACGTCGGCGCCGGAGCCGTCGCGTCGCTGATCGCCACCCGCAAGGCCAAGGGCGACTTCGCCGACTTCTCCGACTTCCTGTCCAAGGTGGAAGCCGTGGTGTGCAACAAGAAGGTCGTCGAGTCGCTGATCAAGGCCGGTGCCTTCGACTCGCTCAAGCACCCGCGCAAGGGGCTGCTGATGGCCCATGCGGAGGGCATCGACCTCTACATGAACGTGAAGAAGGCGGAGGCCGCCGGGCAGTTCGACCTCTTCGGCGAGATGAGCGCCGAGGACGTCGGCGGGTCGCTCACCGTCACCGTTCCGGACACAGAGTGGGACCAGAAACTGCTGCTCGGTTTCGAGCGGGAGATGTTGGGGCTGTACGTCTCCGGTCATCCCCTGTCCGGGATCGAGCACGTCCTGTCGGCCCAGTCGGACGCGTCCATCCCGGACATCATCGACGGCACGGTCCCGGACCGGGCCACCGTCACGGTGGGCGGCATCCTGACCGGTCTGCAGCGGCGGCTCACCAAGAAGGGCGACCCGTGGGCCTCGGCCCAGCTGGAGGATCTGGCCGGCGGGGTCGAGGTCGCCTTCTTCCCCAAGGTGTACGCCGAGTTCGCCCTGAGCCTGGCCGAGGACGCCGTGGTGCTGGTCAAGGCCAGGGTGTCCCGGTCCGACGACCGGCTCAGCCTGCACGCCCAGA is from Nakamurella sp. PAMC28650 and encodes:
- the dnaE gene encoding DNA polymerase III subunit alpha, with protein sequence MSGISGDSFVHLHVHTEYSMLDGAARLGHLFERAGEMEMPALAMTDHGNVFGAHDFYKQARAAGINPIIGLEAYVTPNTSRFHKKGVRWSEGGDDDVSGSGAYTHMTLLSETTEGMHNLFRLSSRSSLEGFYYKPRADRELLNQYAKGLIATTGCPSGEVQTWLRIGKYGNALASAAEFRDIFGRENYFVELMDHGLSIETRVHSGLMRIAKDLELPMIATNDLHYVDPADADSHEALLCVQSGKTMDDPNRFKFDARDFYLKSPREMRELWEGKFDLKEACDNTLLIAERCKVEFDEDSSYMPRFHVPDGETEQSWFVKEVQIGMNARFPNGIPPECQTQAEFEIGVITGMNFPGYFLVVADFINWAKTNGIRVGPGRGSGAGSMVAYAMRITDLNPLQHGLIFERFLNPERVSMPDFDVDFDERRRGDVIRYVTEKYGDDRVAQIVTYGTIKAKQAVKDSARVLGMPFSVGDRITKVMPAPVMGKDVPLSKIFEPSDARYSEGAEFRALVESDVDVRRVVDMAKGLEGLKRQWGVHAAGVIMSSEPLQNLIPIMKREQDGAIITQFDYPTCESLGLIKMDFLGLRNLTVLDDALINIKANRGETIVLEDLSLDDPKTFELLARGDTLGVFQLDGGPMRALLRSMKPDNFEDISAVGALYRPGPMGANSHNEYADRKNNRKPVVPIHPELAEALSEILGDTYGLIVYQEQVMAIAQHVAGYSLGAADLLRRAMGKKKKSELDKQFANFSAGMTDRGFSPAAVQTLWDILLPFSDYAFNKAHSAAYGLVSYWTAYLKANYPSEYMAALLTSVGDDKDKSAVYLAECRNMGIKVLPPDVNASEKNFAPVGTDIRFGLSAIRNVGAGAVASLIATRKAKGDFADFSDFLSKVEAVVCNKKVVESLIKAGAFDSLKHPRKGLLMAHAEGIDLYMNVKKAEAAGQFDLFGEMSAEDVGGSLTVTVPDTEWDQKLLLGFEREMLGLYVSGHPLSGIEHVLSAQSDASIPDIIDGTVPDRATVTVGGILTGLQRRLTKKGDPWASAQLEDLAGGVEVAFFPKVYAEFALSLAEDAVVLVKARVSRSDDRLSLHAQSVVLPDLSGPSSKGPMQVTMSATRCTPPVVDRLREVLQNHPGTTAVHLRLMNGARATTLRLDDGLRVTWTSALMGDLKALLGADCLA
- a CDS encoding RluA family pseudouridine synthase; translated protein: MRADAGLARLLGISRTTVGAMIEDGGVLIDGSTAVKSDRLAPGMWLEITLPAPVLPLVVVPQKVDGLEILYQDADIVVVDKPVGVAAHPSPGWNGPTVLGALAALGVTLATSGSAERQGIVHRLDAGTTGAMVVAKSERAYSVLKDAFRDRTVEKIYHAIIQGYPDPSGGTIDAPIGRHPKSDWKFAVVAGGRDSITHYETLEAFRSATLVEVHLETGRTHQIRVHFAAMHHPCVGDTTYGADPALTARLGLTRQWLHAYQLAFAHPGDGHWIQFTSPYPADLVKAKEILEAG